TGGCCAAATGCCTGTCTCTGGCTGTCGCGGCCGCCCTTCTCAGCGCGCCCGCCCTGGCCCAGGAAATTCCCGCAGGGCCGCCTGGCGCCGCCACCGCGCCGGTTATCTCCGACGGCAAGCTCTTTGCCGAATTTGGCGGTCATGACGGTCTGGTCAGACTGATGGACGACTTCATGGTCATCCTGCTGGCCGATCCGCGCACCAAGGACTTCTTCGTCGCGGTCGATCAGAGGCGCGTGAAGGCCGAACTGGTGTCGCAAGTCTGCCAGATCACAGGCGGCGGCTGCACCTATACCGGCAAGGACATGAAGGTGGCCCATGCCAAGCTCGGCATCCACAAGGAAGACTTCATGGCGCTGGTCGAAGACCTGCAACTGGCCATGAACCGGAACGATATTCCCTTCACAGCGCAGAACAAGCTGCTGGCGGCCCTGGCGCCTCAGCACCGCGATATGGTGGTGCAGTAAGGCTCAAGTCTAGGTTTTTGGACGGGTGAGAAAGTCGATCACGGCCTGCCACCCATACTTCAGATGGACATGAAAGTCCGGAGCCAGCAGCATGGCCACGATCATCAGCGCCAGAACCAGGCTGACACCACGCCATATGCTAATCTGGTTGCGGCCGAGCCACGAATGCTTGCGGAAGAAGTCCGGCTCAGCGCCATGAGCGCCGGTTTCCAGCTTGAAAGCCATCTCAAAACCGTCCTGAAAGCGGTCCTGCGGATGGGGCGCCAGGGCTTGCAGGATCAGACTGTCGAGCCAGGCCGGGAGGTCGCGGCGGCGCGAGGTCAAAAGCTCAGGCTTGCTGAATTTCGGTGTCTGGCCGGTTTCGATCTCACCGAACGGATAGGCCCCGCCGGTAAACAGGCGATAGAGCGTCACCCCCATGGCGAAAATATCCGAGCGTTCATCCCCCGGCTTACCGTCAAAAAGCTCCGGCGCCTTGTAACTGGGGGTGCCGGGC
The window above is part of the Asticcacaulis sp. MM231 genome. Proteins encoded here:
- a CDS encoding group 1 truncated hemoglobin; translated protein: MKYLSLAKCLSLAVAAALLSAPALAQEIPAGPPGAATAPVISDGKLFAEFGGHDGLVRLMDDFMVILLADPRTKDFFVAVDQRRVKAELVSQVCQITGGGCTYTGKDMKVAHAKLGIHKEDFMALVEDLQLAMNRNDIPFTAQNKLLAALAPQHRDMVVQ